One Alicyclobacillus vulcanalis genomic region harbors:
- a CDS encoding glycosyltransferase family 2 protein, which yields MRLSACMIVKDEAHVIKRCLESLRDVADEVVIVDTGSTDATREIAESFGAKVYEFVWTGDFSAARNMALEHAYGDYVLVIDADEFLPKDDGLRLRQAVERGEADAFTVDIINYLGSVRRFIRSPGVRVVRVFRRGFRYRGIIHEQILHDLVEAGAHIEMLDVELHHLGYLEEFIKLKNKSERNIQLLEKELADHPEDLFHVTNLMAEYGRLGQNGDIIRIGEPMVEKVRPEHFARQSHLILRLYRMLMTAYGELGDMNKLQEFGTRAMRIFPNAADLPYTLGVYALKHRRLRQARAAFEQALEIGEPKVHLVDSVPGSGSYAAHAKLGEVWVYLGDLIAARRHFFQSLRAYPRQERLYAFVAGVVPIRERGVYAQLKEMARHDPLCLTFATWAGVLWGVPDSFEDVATLPVMPETAAIVAKLKAAVALRQSVDASAFAGDSLGLREYKWLQLLASLDQEMDIPELDFEEDARYHALRPWLLDEQVPKKLAPLFDDLLLASAYRTLYKWMPKAADRDDWFVHAVCSPLAEGMSCVDWKGGLPWEIELRAMRAFSKKNFEQSAVELERALDFEPTVRKIIIETDLALVYQNVQHAQTIVRQALIAFPSSELLHAVAAKLQMASRRVPSLDELLEGDLEVNPHRAYQGSVKAMPLKAKIVKLHERACECVDEIRRLVESEDIMGARRYIEYVQDITAFLRSNLDLTYEAARAADASYAYYYRMLVDWYLQPAKVKEQYEEMRTFWASWAQTWEKVEA from the coding sequence ATGCGGTTGTCCGCCTGTATGATTGTCAAAGATGAGGCTCATGTCATCAAGCGATGCCTCGAATCTCTCCGCGATGTGGCAGACGAAGTCGTGATTGTGGACACGGGATCGACCGACGCAACGCGTGAGATAGCGGAGTCCTTTGGCGCCAAGGTCTACGAGTTCGTGTGGACTGGTGACTTCAGTGCGGCGCGAAACATGGCGCTTGAACACGCTTATGGCGATTACGTCCTTGTCATAGACGCGGATGAATTTCTGCCGAAGGACGACGGGCTCCGCTTGCGTCAAGCGGTGGAGCGCGGCGAAGCGGACGCATTCACTGTGGATATTATTAACTATCTTGGATCAGTACGACGTTTTATTCGTTCTCCTGGCGTACGTGTGGTCAGAGTGTTTCGTCGAGGCTTTCGCTACCGTGGAATCATCCATGAGCAAATCTTGCATGACCTCGTGGAAGCAGGAGCACACATTGAGATGCTCGATGTGGAACTGCACCATCTTGGTTATTTAGAGGAATTCATCAAATTAAAAAACAAGTCAGAGCGCAATATCCAGCTTCTCGAAAAAGAACTTGCTGATCATCCGGAAGATCTGTTCCATGTGACGAACTTAATGGCTGAATATGGAAGATTAGGACAAAACGGTGATATCATTCGTATAGGCGAACCGATGGTTGAGAAGGTGCGGCCGGAGCATTTTGCGCGGCAATCCCATCTCATTCTCCGCCTTTACAGAATGCTCATGACCGCGTACGGTGAGCTGGGAGATATGAACAAGCTGCAGGAATTTGGTACGCGAGCCATGCGGATTTTTCCGAATGCCGCAGACCTCCCTTATACCTTGGGTGTATATGCTCTCAAGCATCGGCGGTTGCGTCAGGCGCGCGCAGCTTTTGAACAGGCGCTGGAGATCGGAGAGCCTAAGGTGCATCTTGTGGATTCCGTTCCTGGCTCGGGATCGTACGCGGCTCATGCGAAGCTCGGGGAAGTGTGGGTATATCTGGGTGATCTCATTGCGGCTAGGCGTCATTTCTTTCAAAGTTTGCGTGCGTATCCCCGACAGGAGCGGTTGTACGCGTTTGTTGCGGGCGTCGTGCCGATTCGCGAACGGGGTGTTTATGCGCAGCTCAAGGAGATGGCCAGGCATGATCCACTCTGCTTGACGTTTGCAACTTGGGCCGGCGTGTTATGGGGCGTTCCAGACTCATTCGAGGACGTAGCCACTTTGCCCGTGATGCCCGAGACGGCAGCGATTGTTGCAAAACTGAAAGCAGCTGTGGCTCTGCGGCAGTCCGTCGATGCGAGTGCCTTTGCAGGCGACTCGCTTGGGCTTCGCGAATACAAGTGGCTTCAGTTGCTCGCATCGCTGGATCAGGAGATGGATATTCCAGAACTGGATTTCGAGGAAGATGCGAGATACCATGCGCTTCGCCCGTGGTTGCTCGATGAACAAGTTCCCAAGAAACTGGCGCCTCTTTTCGATGATCTCCTGCTTGCTTCGGCATACCGCACCCTTTACAAGTGGATGCCTAAAGCCGCGGATCGCGACGACTGGTTTGTGCATGCCGTGTGCTCGCCCTTGGCAGAGGGCATGAGTTGCGTCGACTGGAAAGGCGGACTACCTTGGGAGATAGAACTGCGGGCCATGCGTGCTTTCTCGAAGAAGAACTTCGAGCAAAGTGCCGTGGAATTGGAGCGAGCGCTCGACTTTGAGCCAACGGTTCGCAAGATTATCATTGAAACCGACTTGGCTCTCGTGTACCAGAATGTGCAGCACGCTCAGACCATTGTTCGGCAGGCCCTTATCGCATTCCCTTCGTCGGAACTTCTTCACGCTGTGGCAGCCAAGCTGCAAATGGCGAGCCGCCGCGTGCCTTCTTTGGATGAACTGTTGGAAGGTGATCTGGAAGTGAACCCGCATCGAGCGTATCAAGGATCGGTCAAAGCCATGCCGCTCAAGGCGAAAATCGTGAAGCTCCATGAGCGGGCCTGTGAATGCGTTGACGAGATCCGTAGGCTTGTGGAATCCGAAGATATTATGGGCGCTCGCCGCTACATCGAGTACGTTCAAGATATCACGGCGTTCTTACGAAGCAACCTTGACCTCACCTATGAGGCAGCCAGGGCAGCCGATGCATCTTACGCATATTACTACCGTATGCTTGTGGATTGGTATCTCCAACCTGCGAAGGTGAAGGAACAGTACGAAGAAATGCGAACGTTTTGGGCTTCCTGGGCGCAGACATGGGAGAAAGTGGAGGCGTGA
- a CDS encoding class I SAM-dependent methyltransferase: MSRPEHGTTLPAYKRLQKLDQMWNEFLSEVPTEERWLLLQTVYTSATRRALLSTLPLTDGGYVADLGCGYGALVFDLASLYPVHIWGLDRNHEAIDACRSFEALARQAGALHPSSVLEFTVTDVTTFELPYPMDVICARFVLQHLREPEKAVVQAARNLRTGGILCLIDVDDGLSLAYPPDPPALSTVKTKLIELQFTQGGDRTVGRKLASWVDQAGMDVVQTLVLPTSRYQSTPDKRTKHVLLAQWQARRKQLIESGIVDEVQFQKLMDQANLEETGPQFNIQTEIAIIARKA, encoded by the coding sequence ATGAGTCGACCAGAGCACGGAACAACTCTTCCCGCCTATAAACGACTTCAAAAACTCGATCAGATGTGGAATGAATTTCTATCCGAGGTGCCTACGGAAGAGCGGTGGCTCCTCCTCCAAACGGTGTACACGTCCGCGACACGCCGGGCCCTACTGTCTACCCTTCCCTTGACGGATGGCGGATACGTCGCCGACTTAGGCTGCGGTTATGGCGCGCTCGTATTCGATTTAGCCAGCCTTTATCCCGTACACATTTGGGGATTGGATAGAAATCACGAAGCCATAGACGCGTGTCGCTCTTTCGAAGCTCTAGCCAGACAAGCGGGTGCATTACACCCCTCTAGTGTGCTTGAGTTTACCGTAACCGACGTGACGACGTTCGAGTTGCCGTACCCCATGGACGTGATTTGCGCGAGATTTGTCCTGCAACACCTGCGAGAACCAGAGAAAGCGGTTGTTCAAGCGGCCCGCAATCTCCGAACGGGAGGAATCTTGTGTCTCATCGACGTGGACGATGGTCTCTCCCTTGCGTATCCGCCAGATCCCCCAGCCTTGTCAACTGTCAAGACGAAGCTCATCGAACTTCAATTTACACAGGGCGGCGACCGCACCGTAGGTCGCAAGCTGGCGTCTTGGGTTGATCAAGCGGGGATGGACGTTGTGCAAACGCTTGTGCTGCCGACTTCACGCTATCAGTCCACGCCAGATAAGCGCACTAAGCATGTGTTACTGGCACAGTGGCAAGCCAGACGGAAGCAGCTCATCGAATCGGGAATCGTGGATGAGGTGCAATTTCAAAAGCTTATGGACCAAGCCAACCTTGAAGAGACCGGACCCCAGTTTAACATTCAAACAGAGATAGCCATTATCGCACGAAAGGCGTGA
- the hpf gene encoding ribosome hibernation-promoting factor, HPF/YfiA family has product MKVQVHGDNIAVTSALHQYVDKRISRLARFFEGENDKHVYVTMAVEGTDHRVEMTVYAYGVIFRVEEKSPDMYASIDLAADRLEEQIHRYKDKLTVSRRQRSRTGRESDALYQQRVVLAKTDELDVSDEFRVVRVKRFAMKPMTVQEAILQMNLLGHDFFVFTNADTDEMNVVYRRKNGDYGLIEPDGI; this is encoded by the coding sequence ATGAAGGTTCAAGTTCACGGCGACAACATTGCTGTCACGTCGGCATTGCACCAGTACGTCGACAAACGGATCAGTCGCTTGGCGCGATTCTTCGAGGGCGAGAATGACAAGCATGTCTACGTCACGATGGCTGTCGAAGGAACGGACCACCGTGTCGAAATGACGGTATATGCCTATGGTGTGATTTTTAGAGTAGAAGAAAAATCCCCCGATATGTATGCCTCCATAGACCTCGCAGCAGATCGACTTGAAGAGCAAATCCATCGTTATAAAGACAAGCTCACGGTTTCCCGAAGGCAGCGGTCTCGGACCGGACGGGAGAGTGACGCTTTGTATCAACAAAGGGTCGTCCTAGCCAAGACGGATGAACTTGACGTCAGTGATGAATTTCGAGTGGTTCGAGTCAAGCGGTTCGCGATGAAGCCTATGACCGTGCAAGAAGCCATTTTGCAAATGAATTTACTTGGCCATGACTTCTTCGTGTTCACCAACGCCGACACGGACGAAATGAACGTGGTTTACAGAAGAAAAAACGGCGACTACGGGCTAATTGAACCCGACGGCATATGA
- the glf gene encoding UDP-galactopyranose mutase: MRFDLIVVGAGLCGATVAERAARQLGMSVLVVERRRHIAGNAYDEYDEHGLFIHRYGPHIFHTNSERVFHYLSQFTSWRIYQHRVRAMVDGQLVPVPVNLDTIAALYHVSVDEPRLPSLIQQDIVAVPRVENSRDVVVSRMGTRVYEKIFKNYTKKQWGLNPEALAPSVCGRIAIRMNRDDRYFTDRYQGIPSHGYTKMVERMLSHPNIHILLGTDFRELRGSIDYDTLVWTGPIDEYYDFRFGKLPYRSLSFQLAYHDTEFVQPVATINWPNEYDFTRVTEMKHLTGQSHSKTVLMYEFPQSDGDPYYPVPSDESQRLYLQYQTLARKEERVHFLGRLGTYQYYNMDQVVAQALHFVDTVLAR, from the coding sequence TTGCGATTCGATCTCATCGTTGTGGGTGCTGGTCTATGTGGTGCTACGGTCGCAGAACGGGCCGCGCGACAACTGGGCATGAGTGTCCTCGTCGTGGAGCGACGCCGCCACATTGCCGGCAACGCTTACGATGAATACGACGAGCACGGGCTTTTCATTCACCGATACGGTCCGCATATTTTTCACACCAACAGTGAGCGCGTCTTTCACTATCTGAGTCAATTTACGTCGTGGCGCATTTATCAGCATAGAGTTCGAGCGATGGTGGACGGCCAGCTTGTGCCCGTGCCAGTCAACCTGGACACCATTGCCGCTCTCTATCATGTCAGTGTTGACGAGCCGCGTCTACCGTCTCTCATCCAGCAGGACATCGTGGCTGTGCCTCGCGTCGAGAATTCTCGAGACGTCGTTGTGAGTCGAATGGGCACCCGTGTATACGAAAAAATTTTTAAAAACTACACGAAAAAACAGTGGGGGCTTAATCCAGAAGCTCTTGCACCCTCGGTTTGTGGCCGAATTGCGATTCGAATGAATCGAGATGATCGGTATTTCACAGATCGCTATCAAGGTATCCCTTCGCATGGATACACAAAGATGGTGGAGCGCATGTTGAGCCACCCCAACATTCACATTCTGCTTGGGACAGACTTTCGTGAGTTGAGAGGCAGCATTGACTACGATACATTGGTGTGGACCGGCCCTATCGACGAATACTATGATTTTCGATTCGGCAAGCTCCCGTACCGATCGCTGTCTTTTCAGCTCGCGTATCACGACACTGAGTTTGTGCAGCCAGTGGCGACCATCAACTGGCCAAACGAATACGACTTCACGCGTGTTACGGAAATGAAACACTTAACTGGACAATCCCATTCAAAAACCGTGCTCATGTACGAGTTTCCACAGTCAGACGGAGATCCGTATTATCCCGTGCCAAGTGACGAAAGCCAGCGACTCTACCTTCAGTATCAGACGCTTGCTCGCAAGGAGGAACGCGTGCATTTTCTTGGACGCCTCGGGACGTATCAATACTATAATATGGATCAAGTGGTGGCACAGGCTCTCCACTTTGTAGATACTGTGCTCGCCCGATGA
- a CDS encoding glycosyltransferase family 2 protein: protein MSIVIPAYNAERWIRETLESAVRQTYEPKEILVVDDGSSDQTAQIVEHYCDRGVHLFRNGVNRGANYTYNFGLLHANGEYLTFLDADDVLMPQYSSRVIEAMEMNGADIGFSDLFALEGDVPRQTRLYGQPRHPSFRFIFGGEDHTFPSNPDLLRKMILQGVHISPRAIYRRSLFLDCGIEDRRLRISHDWLRHVSFLLHGAKCVFVSEALGYYRIHNAGNSQKDPLASLIDQCRATEIILSEYAHLMSSEEQIIARQMRDATRERLFSHLARSSLSNRQIAMFLIEHQIFI, encoded by the coding sequence TTGTCTATCGTCATTCCTGCGTACAACGCGGAACGGTGGATACGCGAAACCTTGGAATCCGCCGTACGTCAAACCTACGAGCCGAAGGAAATCTTGGTTGTTGACGACGGTTCATCCGACCAAACCGCACAGATTGTCGAACATTACTGCGATCGAGGCGTGCACTTATTTCGGAACGGCGTCAATCGAGGCGCCAACTATACATACAATTTTGGTCTTTTACACGCGAATGGCGAATACCTCACGTTCCTCGACGCAGACGACGTTCTCATGCCACAGTACAGTTCTCGGGTCATTGAAGCGATGGAGATGAACGGAGCGGACATCGGCTTCTCTGACCTTTTCGCCTTGGAAGGAGACGTACCTCGGCAGACTCGATTATACGGACAACCACGACATCCCTCCTTTCGCTTTATATTTGGAGGAGAAGATCACACGTTTCCAAGCAACCCGGATCTCCTTCGAAAGATGATTCTCCAAGGCGTGCACATCAGCCCGCGCGCCATTTACCGTCGCTCACTTTTTCTCGACTGTGGTATTGAAGATCGACGCTTGCGTATCTCACACGATTGGCTTCGACACGTATCCTTTTTGCTTCATGGCGCCAAGTGCGTGTTCGTGTCTGAAGCCCTTGGCTATTATCGAATTCACAACGCAGGTAATTCACAAAAAGACCCTCTCGCAAGTTTGATCGATCAATGTCGGGCGACCGAGATTATTCTGAGCGAATATGCACATTTGATGTCCTCAGAAGAGCAAATAATTGCCCGTCAGATGCGCGACGCCACTCGGGAGCGACTGTTTAGTCATTTGGCGCGCTCGTCGCTTTCGAATCGGCAAATCGCGATGTTCCTCATTGAACATCAAATCTTCATATGA
- the secA gene encoding preprotein translocase subunit SecA, with protein MGLLKQVFNSNEREIARLRRMVDRINALESQFESMSDEELRSMTAKFRERLANGEKLDNLLYEAFAVVREAAKRVLGQRHFDVQLMGGIVLHEGRVAEMKTGEGKTLVATLPAYLNALTGEGVHVVTVNDYLAKRDAEYTGKVHRFLGLTVGYNGPDMTPAQKREAYRADITYGTNNEFGFDYLRDNMVMSLEDMVQRKLHYAIVDEVDSILIDEARTPLIISGPAEKSADLYFRADMLVRRLKPGEDYEVDEKMRTANLTESGVKKAEQFFRVENLFDPENVTLMHHITQALKAHGLMKRDKDYVVIGDEVHIVDEFTGRILHGRRYSEGLHQAIEAKEGVKVQNESKTLATITLQNYFRMYEKLAGMTGTAKTEEKEFIEIYGMDVVVIPTNRPMIRTDLDDVVYKTERAKFRAVVEEVARRHAKGQPVLVGTTSIEKSELLSRMLHERGIPHQVLNAKHHEREAEIVALAGQRGMVTIATNMAGRGTDIILGEGVAELGGLHIIGTERHESRRIDNQLRGRAGRQGDPGSSQFFLSLEDDLLRLFGSDNIKRLMDRLGLEEDQPIEQKMLTNALERAQKKVEGNNYDLRKHVLRYDDVLNKQREVIYRQRRQILEREDLRGIVEGMLEDLIDHMLEVYCSEEQVPEDWDLQALVQYAEHHFLNPGQVTVDELRKLDRDEIKERLLELGKANYDKRREELGEIMHQLERLVLLRAVDSKWMDHIDAMDQFRQSVHLRSYGQADPLVIYQKEGFEMFEAMIHSIEEEVILYVFKANVQAVPQQPVAHGAVPVQGG; from the coding sequence GTGGGACTCCTCAAACAGGTCTTCAACTCGAACGAACGTGAAATTGCCCGATTGCGCCGCATGGTGGATCGGATCAACGCATTAGAATCCCAATTTGAATCGATGTCGGATGAGGAACTGCGCTCGATGACGGCCAAGTTCCGCGAGCGGCTCGCAAACGGCGAAAAGTTGGACAATCTTTTGTACGAAGCCTTTGCCGTGGTTCGCGAAGCCGCGAAGCGGGTGCTGGGTCAGCGTCATTTTGACGTGCAGCTCATGGGCGGCATCGTGTTGCACGAAGGCCGCGTGGCCGAGATGAAGACGGGCGAAGGTAAGACGCTCGTCGCGACGCTTCCGGCGTACTTGAACGCGCTGACCGGCGAAGGCGTGCACGTCGTCACGGTCAACGATTATCTCGCGAAGCGCGACGCGGAGTACACGGGGAAGGTGCATCGATTCCTGGGCCTCACGGTCGGCTACAACGGTCCCGACATGACGCCGGCGCAGAAGCGCGAGGCGTACCGCGCGGACATCACGTACGGAACCAATAACGAGTTTGGGTTTGACTATCTGCGCGACAACATGGTGATGTCGCTCGAGGACATGGTCCAGCGCAAGCTGCACTACGCCATCGTCGACGAGGTGGACTCTATCCTGATCGATGAGGCGAGGACGCCGCTCATCATCTCGGGACCGGCTGAAAAGTCGGCCGATTTGTATTTTCGCGCGGATATGCTGGTGCGCCGCCTGAAGCCGGGCGAAGATTACGAAGTCGACGAAAAGATGCGCACCGCCAACCTGACGGAGTCGGGCGTGAAAAAGGCGGAGCAGTTCTTCCGCGTGGAGAATCTGTTTGATCCGGAAAACGTCACCTTGATGCACCACATCACGCAGGCGCTGAAGGCACACGGCCTCATGAAGCGCGACAAGGATTACGTCGTGATCGGCGACGAGGTACACATCGTTGACGAGTTCACGGGCCGCATCCTGCACGGGCGCCGGTACAGCGAGGGCCTGCATCAGGCCATCGAGGCGAAGGAGGGCGTCAAGGTTCAGAATGAGTCGAAGACGCTCGCGACCATCACCCTCCAGAACTACTTCCGCATGTACGAGAAGCTGGCCGGCATGACGGGCACCGCGAAGACGGAGGAGAAGGAATTCATCGAGATCTACGGCATGGACGTCGTGGTCATCCCGACCAACCGACCCATGATTCGCACGGATCTCGACGACGTCGTGTACAAGACGGAGCGGGCCAAGTTCCGTGCGGTGGTCGAAGAGGTGGCGCGTCGGCATGCCAAGGGGCAGCCGGTGCTCGTCGGCACCACGTCCATTGAGAAGTCGGAGCTTCTCTCGCGCATGCTGCACGAGCGCGGGATCCCGCACCAGGTATTGAATGCCAAGCATCACGAGCGAGAGGCCGAGATCGTCGCGCTCGCGGGTCAACGCGGCATGGTCACCATCGCGACCAACATGGCGGGGCGCGGCACGGACATCATCCTCGGCGAGGGCGTCGCGGAACTCGGCGGCCTGCACATCATCGGCACGGAGCGGCACGAGAGTCGGCGGATCGACAACCAGCTTCGCGGCCGCGCCGGGCGCCAAGGAGATCCGGGATCTTCGCAGTTTTTCCTCTCGCTCGAGGACGACTTGCTGCGCCTCTTCGGTTCGGACAACATCAAGCGGCTGATGGATCGGCTTGGCCTCGAAGAGGATCAGCCCATCGAGCAAAAGATGCTCACCAATGCCCTTGAGCGCGCGCAGAAGAAGGTGGAGGGCAACAACTACGACCTCCGCAAGCACGTGCTCCGTTACGACGACGTGCTGAATAAGCAGCGTGAGGTCATTTACCGCCAACGCAGGCAAATCCTTGAACGGGAAGACCTGCGCGGCATTGTCGAGGGCATGCTTGAAGATCTGATCGATCACATGCTCGAGGTCTATTGCTCCGAGGAGCAGGTGCCGGAGGACTGGGATCTGCAGGCGCTCGTTCAGTACGCGGAGCACCACTTCCTGAACCCGGGCCAGGTGACGGTCGACGAGCTCCGAAAGCTGGATCGCGACGAGATCAAGGAACGCCTCCTTGAGCTTGGCAAGGCGAATTACGACAAGCGGCGCGAGGAGCTGGGCGAGATTATGCACCAGCTCGAGCGACTTGTCCTGCTTCGAGCCGTGGACTCCAAGTGGATGGATCACATCGACGCGATGGACCAATTCCGCCAGAGCGTGCACCTGCGATCGTATGGACAGGCGGATCCGCTCGTCATCTATCAGAAAGAGGGCTTCGAGATGTTTGAGGCCATGATCCATTCCATTGAGGAAGAGGTCATCCTGTACGTGTTCAAGGCGAACGTCCAGGCGGTTCCACAGCAGCCGGTGGCGCACGGCGCCGTGCCCGTTCAGGGGGGCTGA
- the prfB gene encoding peptide chain release factor 2 (programmed frameshift): MAETYGELRQELKSMATRLADFGRSLDVAGKEHRIATLEALMAAPDFWDNPDRAQKIISEMNGVKSVVDTMKRLESLHQDAEVALQLAQEEDDHDLFAEANRLADQLKSEMDAFELQLMLSGEYDKNNAILELHPGAGGTESQDWASMLLRMYTRWAEDHGYKVEVLDYLPGEEAGTKSATLLIKGHNAYGYLKAEKGVHRLVRISPFDASGRRHTSFASVDVIPEIAEDDQSIEIRPEELRIDTYRSTGAGGQHVNTTDSAVRITHIPTGIVVTCQSERSQIQNRARAMEILKSRLAAKRREEREQELAQLRGEQKEIAWGSQIRSYVFHPYSLVKDHRTNHETSNTQAVMDGEIDPFIHAYLRWELARQQAREGDAVRDAT; the protein is encoded by the exons ATGGCAGAGACGTACGGCGAGCTTCGCCAGGAACTGAAGAGTATGGCCACGCGGTTGGCGGACTTCGGGAGGTCTCTT GACGTCGCGGGCAAAGAACACCGCATCGCGACGCTCGAGGCCCTGATGGCCGCGCCCGACTTCTGGGACAATCCCGACCGCGCTCAGAAGATCATCTCCGAGATGAACGGCGTCAAATCCGTCGTCGACACGATGAAGCGCCTCGAATCGCTTCATCAGGACGCCGAGGTGGCGCTGCAGTTGGCGCAGGAGGAGGACGATCACGACCTCTTCGCCGAGGCCAACCGATTGGCGGATCAGCTGAAGTCGGAGATGGACGCGTTTGAGCTGCAGCTCATGCTGTCGGGCGAGTACGACAAGAACAACGCGATCCTGGAACTTCATCCCGGGGCGGGCGGAACGGAGTCGCAGGACTGGGCGTCGATGCTTCTCCGCATGTATACGCGTTGGGCGGAAGACCACGGTTATAAGGTCGAGGTGCTTGACTATCTGCCAGGCGAAGAAGCGGGCACGAAGAGCGCTACGCTTCTCATCAAGGGGCACAACGCCTACGGCTATCTGAAGGCCGAAAAGGGCGTGCACCGCTTGGTCCGCATCTCTCCCTTTGACGCGTCGGGACGGCGCCACACGTCGTTTGCGTCGGTCGATGTGATTCCGGAGATCGCTGAGGATGACCAGTCCATCGAGATCCGACCGGAGGAACTCCGGATCGACACCTACCGTTCCACCGGTGCCGGCGGTCAGCACGTGAATACCACGGACTCAGCGGTGCGCATTACGCACATTCCCACCGGCATTGTCGTGACATGCCAGAGCGAGCGGTCCCAAATTCAAAACCGAGCCCGCGCGATGGAGATCCTCAAGTCGCGCTTGGCGGCGAAGCGCCGCGAGGAGCGGGAGCAGGAGCTCGCGCAGTTGCGCGGCGAGCAAAAGGAGATCGCCTGGGGCAGCCAAATTCGGTCGTATGTCTTTCATCCGTATTCGCTGGTGAAGGACCACCGCACGAATCACGAGACGTCGAACACGCAGGCCGTCATGGACGGCGAGATCGACCCCTTCATTCATGCGTACCTTCGCTGGGAACTCGCGCGTCAGCAGGCCCGCGAGGGCGATGCCGTGCGGGATGCGACATAA
- the zwf gene encoding glucose-6-phosphate dehydrogenase codes for MGVESQVNTRRQVPPHVFVLFGATGDLAHRKLFPALYQLEKKGLLPDGMSIVGTARRSYTDETFRGEVKKALDAFVKEGIEADVWARLAPRIHYIAGNVDNEDDFRKLADFVGEIEKEKDHGGNRLFYLSMAPRFFGETALNLKKAGLADTKGWRRLIIEKPFGHDYQSAAQLNQELSTAFSEDEIFRIDHYLGKEMVQNIEVIRFANSMFGPLWDNRSISCVQITSSETVGVEDRASYYETAGALRDMVQNHMLQMVMMVAMEPPSRLHTEAIRDEKVKVLRSLRAYREDEVSQYVVRGQYAAGEIDGKAVPGYREEPGVAPDSKTETFVAAKLFIDNFRWAGVPFYIRTGKRMPKKSTEIVIQFRNMPEHLYFNQNGKLGPNLLVIRINPVEGMYLQLNVKRPGTENVVVPVALEFSQPADKSPEAYERLLHDAMHGDSTFFTRWDEVALAWKFVDPIAHAFAEDRVPLDTYKAGTWGPKASDDLVQPNPGLWWPLYGNESPMQDLERSVGHLVEVQR; via the coding sequence ATGGGAGTGGAGAGCCAGGTCAACACCCGCAGGCAGGTGCCGCCGCACGTGTTTGTGCTGTTCGGCGCGACGGGCGATCTCGCCCACCGCAAGTTGTTCCCAGCCCTGTATCAGCTCGAGAAGAAGGGGCTTTTGCCGGACGGCATGAGCATCGTGGGGACCGCGCGCCGCAGTTACACCGATGAGACGTTCCGCGGCGAGGTGAAGAAGGCGCTCGATGCCTTTGTGAAAGAAGGGATCGAGGCGGATGTGTGGGCGCGACTCGCGCCGCGCATTCACTACATCGCGGGCAACGTGGATAACGAAGACGACTTCCGCAAGCTCGCCGATTTCGTGGGCGAGATCGAGAAAGAAAAGGACCACGGCGGGAACCGCCTGTTCTATCTGTCGATGGCGCCGCGCTTTTTCGGGGAAACGGCACTCAATCTGAAGAAGGCGGGGCTCGCCGACACGAAGGGCTGGCGCAGGCTCATCATCGAGAAGCCGTTTGGGCATGACTACCAGTCCGCTGCTCAGTTGAACCAAGAGTTGTCCACCGCCTTTTCGGAAGATGAGATTTTCCGCATCGACCACTATCTCGGTAAGGAGATGGTCCAGAACATCGAGGTGATTCGCTTCGCGAACTCGATGTTTGGCCCGCTCTGGGACAACCGGTCCATCTCGTGCGTGCAAATTACGTCGAGTGAAACGGTCGGCGTGGAGGACCGCGCCTCGTATTATGAAACGGCGGGCGCGCTCCGCGATATGGTGCAGAACCACATGCTGCAGATGGTGATGATGGTGGCAATGGAGCCGCCGAGCCGCCTGCATACCGAGGCCATCCGCGACGAGAAGGTCAAGGTGCTGCGATCGCTCCGAGCCTACCGGGAGGACGAAGTGAGCCAGTACGTCGTGCGGGGTCAGTATGCCGCGGGCGAGATCGACGGCAAGGCGGTGCCGGGTTATCGCGAGGAGCCAGGGGTTGCGCCGGACTCGAAGACGGAAACGTTCGTGGCGGCGAAACTGTTCATCGACAACTTCCGGTGGGCTGGGGTGCCGTTCTACATCCGCACCGGCAAGCGGATGCCGAAGAAGTCGACCGAGATCGTGATTCAGTTCCGCAACATGCCGGAACACCTGTACTTCAATCAGAACGGGAAGCTCGGGCCGAACCTGCTTGTCATTCGCATCAACCCGGTGGAGGGCATGTATCTGCAGCTCAACGTCAAGCGCCCGGGCACCGAGAATGTCGTCGTCCCGGTGGCACTCGAGTTCAGCCAGCCAGCCGACAAATCGCCAGAGGCCTACGAGCGACTGTTGCACGACGCCATGCACGGCGACTCCACCTTCTTCACCCGCTGGGACGAGGTGGCGCTCGCGTGGAAGTTTGTCGATCCCATCGCGCACGCGTTTGCCGAAGATCGCGTGCCGCTCGACACGTACAAGGCCGGCACCTGGGGCCCAAAGGCATCCGACGATCTCGTCCAACCCAACCCAGGCCTGTGGTGGCCGCTCTATGGCAATGAGTCGCCCATGCAGGACCTGGAGCGTTCGGTCGGCCATCTCGTGGAGGTGCAGCGCTAA